The following proteins come from a genomic window of Thiothrix winogradskyi:
- a CDS encoding RICIN domain-containing protein: protein MKLQVKHSKKYLAKDNNGRAIQNIEADEWVFVSDNNEEINPKLGDYGRIILKESKKPSRCWQPSSDFPRDGWLIDLAPVQIGNDSQFWRFILEDEDEFYVIENKNERREKGRNIRIKKACMDVCEAKMSNNIIVIVYHINGANGSDNQRWKIINTSDEVNLDS, encoded by the coding sequence ATGAAGTTACAAGTAAAACACAGCAAAAAATATTTAGCAAAAGATAATAACGGAAGAGCCATTCAAAACATAGAAGCTGACGAATGGGTATTTGTTTCTGATAATAATGAAGAAATTAATCCAAAACTAGGAGATTATGGAAGAATCATATTAAAAGAATCAAAAAAACCATCACGTTGCTGGCAGCCATCAAGCGACTTTCCTCGTGATGGTTGGCTTATTGACTTAGCTCCTGTTCAAATAGGCAATGATAGTCAATTCTGGCGATTTATATTAGAAGATGAAGATGAATTTTATGTTATTGAAAATAAAAATGAACGCCGAGAAAAAGGAAGAAACATCAGGATTAAAAAAGCCTGCATGGATGTATGTGAAGCTAAAATGAGTAATAACATTATAGTTATTGTTTACCATATTAATGGTGCAAATGGTTCTGACAATCAACGATGGAAAATAATAAATACGTCAGATGAGGTTAATTTAGATTCGTGA
- a CDS encoding YqaA family protein: MDYLLLFTSALLAATLIPAQSEAVLVGLLLNGQSAFWLLIAVATLGNTLGSVINWWLGRYLEHFQDKRWFPVKAASLARAQQWFQRYGWGVLLLSWLPVIGDPLTVVAGVMRMPLLPFVVVVAVAKGGRYGVLAWLVL, from the coding sequence ATGGATTATCTGCTGCTGTTCACGTCGGCGTTACTCGCCGCTACCTTGATTCCCGCGCAATCGGAAGCCGTGCTCGTTGGGTTATTGCTCAACGGGCAGAGTGCGTTTTGGCTGTTGATTGCGGTGGCGACGTTGGGTAATACGCTGGGTTCGGTGATTAATTGGTGGTTGGGGCGTTATCTGGAACACTTTCAGGATAAACGCTGGTTTCCGGTGAAAGCGGCAAGCTTGGCGCGGGCGCAACAGTGGTTTCAGCGTTACGGGTGGGGGGTGTTGTTATTGAGTTGGTTGCCGGTCATCGGTGATCCGCTGACGGTGGTGGCGGGGGTGATGCGGATGCCGTTGCTGCCGTTTGTGGTGGTGGTGGCAGTGGCGAAGGGGGGGCGGTATGGGGTGTTGGCGTGGTTAGTGCTTTAG
- a CDS encoding IS3 family transposase, giving the protein MSILLESRPPDVSVRAGCAALALSRASYYRYSSNQTVIDVVANDAVSDAVPVSDEPAPMAETTAAVEAIAIVETVAAVRPIPDNALSAAEQEQVLTVLNSERFADQPPAEVYATLLSEGIYYCSVSTMYRLLRKARQIGERRPQRQPQTHAMPRLRATRPNEVWTWDITKLATEQRGVYLSLYVVLDLYSRFIVAWMVSRKENSHLAKQLMQEASTRYRIGLGELTLHQDRGAPMTAHGYLDLMAELEITCSHSRPRVSNDNPFSESQFKTCKQQPDYPGRFASVSHAREWFADYVEWYNFDHQHSGLAFFTPEQVFTNRVGDVAICRQTALQTAYETNPKRFINGAPVVKLPPKEVWINPAHPDEADENIAVNFPTLSAAKKACL; this is encoded by the coding sequence ATGAGTATCCTACTGGAAAGCCGTCCCCCGGATGTCTCCGTGCGTGCAGGTTGTGCCGCCTTGGCGCTATCACGTGCCAGCTATTACCGCTACAGTAGCAACCAGACGGTCATTGACGTGGTGGCAAACGACGCAGTATCTGACGCTGTGCCGGTGTCTGATGAACCGGCACCGATGGCGGAAACCACCGCAGCGGTTGAAGCCATTGCTATCGTTGAAACCGTTGCTGCCGTCCGCCCGATCCCGGACAATGCTCTAAGTGCCGCCGAACAGGAACAGGTACTGACGGTACTCAACAGTGAACGCTTTGCTGACCAACCACCCGCCGAAGTGTATGCCACCTTGCTGAGCGAAGGCATCTATTACTGCTCCGTCAGCACCATGTACCGCCTGCTGCGCAAAGCTCGGCAAATCGGGGAACGCCGTCCCCAACGTCAACCTCAGACGCACGCCATGCCGCGCCTGCGAGCCACGCGCCCCAACGAAGTGTGGACGTGGGACATCACGAAGTTAGCGACTGAACAACGCGGTGTTTACCTGTCACTGTACGTGGTGCTGGACTTGTACAGCCGTTTCATCGTCGCCTGGATGGTCTCCCGCAAGGAGAACAGCCACCTAGCCAAACAACTGATGCAAGAAGCCAGCACCCGTTACCGCATTGGCTTGGGGGAACTCACCCTGCACCAAGACCGGGGCGCACCCATGACGGCTCACGGCTACCTCGACCTGATGGCAGAACTGGAGATCACCTGTAGCCACAGCCGCCCACGAGTCAGCAACGACAACCCGTTCAGCGAAAGCCAGTTCAAGACCTGCAAGCAACAACCCGATTACCCCGGACGCTTCGCCAGTGTCAGCCATGCGCGGGAATGGTTTGCCGACTACGTGGAATGGTACAACTTCGACCACCAACACAGTGGCTTGGCTTTCTTCACCCCCGAACAAGTGTTCACGAATCGGGTGGGCGACGTGGCTATTTGCCGCCAAACGGCATTGCAAACCGCCTATGAAACCAACCCAAAACGGTTCATCAACGGTGCGCCCGTCGTTAAGTTGCCGCCCAAGGAAGTGTGGATTAATCCGGCACATCCTGACGAAGCGGATGAAAACATAGCAGTGAATTTCCCTACATTATCGGCTGCCAAAAAAGCCTGTTTGTAG
- a CDS encoding type II toxin-antitoxin system VapC family toxin produces MKPRVYIETSIPSYLTARPSNDIRAMANQNTTIEWWENRRPYFELYISEFVIAESSQGHPEAAARRLAALEGIDALDIPVEARELARALIKEGSLPEKAEIDAYHIAVATVNAMDYLLTWNCTHIANAVMRPKVEAVCRFHGYEPPIICTPQELMEG; encoded by the coding sequence ATGAAGCCCAGAGTCTACATCGAAACGTCAATTCCCAGCTATCTCACTGCCAGACCAAGCAACGATATTCGGGCAATGGCGAACCAGAACACAACAATCGAGTGGTGGGAGAACCGTAGACCCTATTTTGAGCTTTATATCTCAGAATTTGTCATCGCCGAATCGTCCCAAGGTCATCCCGAAGCGGCTGCCCGTCGCCTTGCTGCACTTGAAGGCATTGATGCGCTTGATATTCCCGTCGAAGCCAGAGAACTTGCTCGCGCTTTAATTAAAGAAGGCTCGTTACCTGAAAAAGCTGAAATTGATGCTTATCACATCGCAGTAGCAACGGTGAACGCAATGGACTACTTATTAACGTGGAATTGCACACATATCGCCAATGCCGTGATGCGCCCAAAAGTAGAAGCTGTTTGCCGTTTTCATGGCTATGAACCACCTATTATTTGCACACCACAAGAACTCATGGAGGGTTAA
- a CDS encoding UPF0175 family protein, producing MKTVNVSSLKNNPSEALRYAHEDMVLVMNRDQPDALMIGLNQTGGMLDMPGVRTALATSLFKDSALSLARSARLANMVLADFIAHVSRLGIPVINQTAAEANQDMDTLEQWLAS from the coding sequence ATGAAAACCGTCAATGTCAGCAGCTTGAAAAACAACCCCAGCGAAGCCTTGCGCTACGCCCACGAGGACATGGTGTTAGTCATGAACCGCGACCAACCCGACGCACTGATGATCGGGCTGAACCAAACCGGCGGAATGCTGGATATGCCCGGTGTACGCACCGCGTTAGCCACCTCGCTATTCAAAGACAGTGCATTATCACTGGCACGTTCCGCACGGCTGGCAAACATGGTGCTGGCAGATTTCATCGCCCACGTTTCGCGGCTGGGCATTCCCGTCATTAACCAAACTGCCGCCGAAGCCAACCAAGACATGGATACGCTGGAACAATGGCTCGCGTCGTAA